Proteins from one Toxotes jaculatrix isolate fToxJac2 chromosome 13, fToxJac2.pri, whole genome shotgun sequence genomic window:
- the ecm1a gene encoding extracellular matrix protein 1, translated as MSSVGVLTGFWIVALLTLYGADVGESQIKSLNEPDVPFPPARPTAQNLAAICHQGQGRPRYPASFFPRSSASHFRRRGNAINRLESWYSLCCSGRVAQQSHQILCCAQQAWKQALSQFCVEEYATMTLPFECCEDKGDARWTCFDSELPNPNYYPTPGYTAPQVPEELGFTFNPNTC; from the exons ATGTCTTCAGTTGGAGTCCTCACAGGATTTTGGATAGTTGCACTGCTGACTCTTTATGGTGCAGATGTGGGAG AGAGCCAAATCAAGTCTCTCAATGAACCTGACGTTCCTTTCCCGCCCGCCCGGCCCACGGCTCAAAACCTCGCTGCCATTTGCCATCAGGGTCAGGGTCGACCCAGATACCCGGCCAGCTTCTTCCCACGCTCCAGTGCCAGTCACTTTCGCCGCCGTGGAAATGCCATCAACCGTCTGGAGTCATGGTACAGTTTGTGCTGCAGTGGACGAGTGGCACAGCAGAGTCACCAGATCCTCTGCTGTGCCCAACAAGCT TGGAAACAAGCTCTGTCTCAGTTCTGTGTGGAAGAATATGCCACTATGACTCTCCCTTTTGAGTGCTGTGAGGACAAAGGAGACGCACGCTGGACGTGCTTTGACAGCGAGCTGCCAAACCCAAACTACTACCCAACACCAGGCTACACTGCACCCCAAGTCCCCGAGGAGCTGGGATTCACCTTCAACCCAAACACTTGCTGA